The Pseudodesulfovibrio cashew genomic sequence CGCCCTGAGGTTCGTGCCCAGAGAGGACCTGGCAAAGGAAGGCTACGGCGAGTTCATCAAGTTGTTTGAGTAACCCTTGAAAGTAACGCATTGCCGGGGGAATCCGTCCGCAGGGCGGGTTCCCCTTTCATTTGCGGAACCAAGCCGGAATTCTAAGCCCCTTGGCAATTAGGCGGGAGTAGGCTAATTGCCGACTGAACCATGCGTGCATTCCTGCTGACTTTTCTTTTCACGGCGTTGCTGCCGCTCGTCGCCCTGGCCGGGGCGGACGATTACCGCTATCCCTTTGGCAATCCCCTTCAGGCAACCGTGTACGGCACGCCCCCGGACCTCATATATGACACAAAGGGCGAAGTGCCGCTCAAGATCCGCTCCATTCAGATCAAGGGGCGGACCATCCCGGACATCTTTTCGCATGACAGCGAGATGTTCTACTCAACCGCGCTGCACGACGGCCCGGCTCCGCTGGTCTTCGTCATCGCCGGGACAGGGGCCGAGCACAAGTCCGCCAAGATGGTTTTCCTGACCCGCGCCCTGTACCTGGCCGGGTTTCATGTTGTGGCGCTCTCCTCGCCCACGCACATGAACTTTCTGGTCAGCGTGTCGGAGCACGGCGCGGCAGGATACGTGCCCTTTGACGTGGACGACCTCTACCGGGTCATGTGCTGGATAAAAGATGACCTGGCCGGGGAGGTCGAGGTCACGGACTACCGTGTCACCGGCTACAGCCTCGGGGCGCTGCACGCCGCTTTTCTCGCCCGCAAGGACAGCGAACTCGGTGACTTCCATTTCAGCAAGGCATTGCTGATCAACCCGCCCGTGAGCCTCTATCACTCGGTACGGCGGCTGGATTCCTGGCTTGATCCGGAGACTCTCGGCGGCAAGCAGCCCAGAGAAGAAATCCAGCGGATCATCAATATCTTTTCCAACTACTACAAGTCGCAGGAAATCACCGACCTGGATGACGACTTCCTCTACAACATGGTCACCCGGACGGATCTCGACGGCACGGACCTGCGGGTGCTCATCGGCACGGACTTCCGGGCCTCGTCGTCGTCCATGATCTTCGCCTCCGACGTCTGTCTCCGGGCCGAGTACCTGGTGCCGCCGGGGGCCTACCCGCTCAAGACGGGCACGCCGCTCATGCGTTTTGCCGAGGCCGCCTTCGACATCAGCTTCGAAGACTACATGGACGAGTACCTGCTGCCCTATGTCAGGCACCTGGAGCCGGACGTGGACCGCTATGAATTCATTCAGCGGTGCAGCCTCTACGCCATCCGCAGCTATCTGGCCGAGACCGACAAGATCGAGCTCCTGGGCAACCGTGACGACGTTATCCTCAACGAGAACGACATCCGCTTCATCGAGTCAGTCTTTGGCGGGCGGGCGAGCCTCTATCCCACGGGCGGCCACTGCGGGAACATGATGTACCCCCATTTCGTCAAGCGGATGCTCGCCATGCTCGACGCTCCGGCCGGGCAGGAGGGGACGCCATGACCCGGTTCGTCTCTCTTCTTCGTCTGGTTCTGATCTGTGCGCTGCTCCCGACCCTGTGGGCGTGTGGTGCGGCGCGCACCGACCATGTCATGCCGGAGCCGGTCCCCTCCCTGACGGAAACGGGCTTCAAGGCTCCGGTGAAACGCTACGGCACCGAGGGCGACGATTCGCTTGATTTCCTCAAGGTCTACGACCCGTGGGAGCCGTTGAACCGGAACATCTACGTGTTCAACGCCCTGTTCGACAACTACCTGATGCTCCCGGCTACGCGCACCTACGAGTTCATCCTGCCGCAACCCGTGCGTACCGGGGTCAAAAACGTCATCAGCAACGCCAACGAGGTGCCGACCCTGATCAACTGTCTGTTGCAGGGCAAGCTGACCAAGAGCGCCATCACCACCTCCCGCCTGCTTATCAACACCACCTTCGGCCTGCTGGGCGTGTTCGATCCGGCCTCGGGCGCGGAGAACCTCCAGCGGCAGGATGAGGACGTGGGCCAGACACTCGGCGTCTGGGGCATGGGCGCGGGGCCGTACTTCGTCATGCCGTTCATGGGCCCGTCCAATGTGCGGGACACGCTCGGCTTCGGCGGGGACACCCTGCTGGTGTATCTTCAGATGATGTATGTCTACGACAAGCTGGGGGTGAGCGATTTCCGATCGGTGGCCTACACCGAGCTGGTGGTCCGTCTGCTGAACAAGCGGTCCAACATTAAGTTCACCTACTACGAGACCGGGTCTCCCTTCGAATACGAACTGGTGCGGTTTATCTACACGAAGAAGCGCGAACTGGACATCGAACGGTAAGCGTCCGGCAAGTGGCGGTGGGGCGGCTCAGCGGCCCAGGCCGCGCAGGTCGTCCAGAATGATGGCCGCGGCGCGGTTCGCCGCGCCGAGCTCGCCAACCATGGTCCGCAGGTCGGCCAGTTCCCTTTTGCGCCTGTCGTAAGTGGCGGGATCGTCCAGCCACGCTTGCGCGCACTCGGCAAGGACGTCGCCCCGGGCGCGCTCCTGGATGAACTCCGGATAGACCTCGCGGCCCATGATCAGGTTGGGCAGGGAGATGTAGTCCACGTTGACCAGCAGCTTGGCCACCAGCATGGAGAGGGTCGAGACCTGATAGGCGACCATGACCGGGGTGCCGATGAGCGCGGTTTCCAGGGTCACGGTGCCCGAGGCGGCCATGATCAGCTTGCAGGAGCGAAAGATCTCGTAGCGGTTGTCCGGCTCCACGATCTCCACCGGGATGGACTCGGGCCAGTGGCCCAGGAGACGTTCTTTATCCATGCCCGGCGCGCGCACCAGGGTGTAGCGCAGGTCGGGGTGCGCGGCGCGCAGCAGGCGGGCGGCCTCGGCGAACTGCGGGAGCAGGGTGTCCACTTCCTTTTTGCGGCTGCCGGGCAACAGCCCGATGCGGTTTTCGTCAACTGGCAGGGCGTCCAGTTTATCCAGGGGCAGAACATCCATGAGAGGGTGGCCCACGTAGTCCACGTCCACGCCGAATTTCTCGTAAAAGGGCTTCTCGAATGGCAGGATGCAGATGACGCGGCGCACGTGTTCGCGCAGAAAGTGGACGCGCCCGGAGCGCCAGGCCCAGATCTGCGGGGAAATATAGTAATAGACCGGAATGTCGAGCCGCTTGGCGATCTTGGCGATGCGGAAGTTGAACTCCGGGCAGTCCACCAGGACGATGGCCCGGGGCCGGACCCGTTCCAGTTCTTGTCGGATGCGCCTGAGCAACAGGAGGATTCTGGGCAGGCCGCCGAGGATTTCGGTGATCCCGACCAGGGAGATGAGCCGCATGTCGAAGCGGGCGTCCAGGCCCTGACCGGCCATGGCAGGGCCGCCCATGCCCGTGAAGGCGGCCTCGGGATCGGCGCTCTTGATCGCCTTCATCAATTCCGCTCCGTGCAGGTCGCCGGACGCTTCGCCGACGCTGAACCAGATGGGGCCTGTATTTCCTGTGTGCATGGCTAGTTAGTACAGCATGTCCTTATCCCCGGCAAGAACCCCCGGCAGGGCCCGGCTGCACAAGCTTGCCAACCGGCCTTCTTACGAGTAGAGAGGCCTCACGTGAAGTCACTTATTTACCCAATACGGAAATAAAGGAATTAGAATAATGTTCAAAGTCGGAGTAGTCGGTTTGGGCTGGATGGGCCGTGTCCATCTGCGCAACTATACCGAAATGGCTGATGTGGAAGTGGTCGGCGTCGTGGACGTGGACACCGAGGTGCTCAAGGAAGTCGAGGGGCAGTTCGGCGTCAAGACCTACACCTCCCTGGATGAGCTGCTGGAGAACGACCTGGACGTCATGTCCGTGTGCGTGCCCACCAGCCTGCACCACGAGACCGGGCTCAAGATCATCGAGAAGAAGATCAACCTGATCATTGAAAAGCCCCTGGCCGCCACCGCCGCCGAGGGCCGCGAGCTGGTCCTGAAGGCCGAGGACATGGGCATCAAGCTCATGGTCGGCCACGTGGAGCGGTTCAACCCGGCCGTCGCCCGCGTCAAGGAACTCATCGGCGATGCCGAGGACGTCATCTCCATCCAGATCGAGCGCGTGGGTCCCTATCCGCCGCGCATCCAGGACGTCGGCGTCATCAAGGACCTCGGTTCCCACGATATCGACCTGCTGCGCTATCTGTCCGGTTCGGATTTCAAGTCCGTGTACGCGGTCTGTTCCACCTCCATCGGCAAGCACGAGGACTCCGCGCTGATTACCGCCGAAATGGAGAACGGCGTACTCGCCAACATTTCCACCAACTGGGTGACTCCGTACAAGGGTCGCAACATCAGCGTGGCCTGCGAGTCCAAGTACATCCACGCCAACCTGATCACCCAGGAGGTCAAGGAATACTCGGCCTTCTCCACCTACGACAAGTCCTACTCCGTGCGCGAGTGGCCGCTCATGTTCCGCGAGCCCGTCAAGGAGGAACTGACCCAGTTCCTGAACGCCCTGCGCAACGGCACCGAAGTGCCCATCCCGGGCTCGGACGGTCTGGAAGTGCTCAACATCTTCGAGCGCATCCTCGGCGAGAATAAGTAGCAACCAAGTGGCATCACATAAGAAAGGCCCGTTCGCAGACGCGAGCGGGCCTTTTCCTTTATTCGATATCCGGGGAGATCAGTTGGCCGCGACCTTGGCCTTGCCTGATGCGGGCTGGCCGCTGACCACGATGTAGTCGACCACGTCGCTGATGCCGCCCACTTCGCTGGCGATGGCCACGGCCTCGGTCTTCTGGGCCCAGGTTCCGGCCCGTCCGATGAGGATGGCGTGGGAGCGGACGACCTCCACTCGGAGGTCCGCGTTGTCCAGCCGTCGGGCTTTGCCCAGCCTGCCAGCCAGCTCCTTGAGGAGCAGGTGGTCGCTCTGGGCTTCGCGCGCCGGACCCATGGGGTAGAATTTGCAGTGGACGATTCGGAGTCCTTCCACGGTGGAAGCGACCTTGACCGCCCGGTCCGCCTGGGAACGGCTGGTGAAGCGTCCGACCAGGTAGGCCTCGCCGTTGATGACGTGGCCCGAGACCGTACGCTGTCCGTCCATGGCCAGCCGCTCGCGCAGCCTGCGCTCCATCATCCGGTCCGAGGTGCAGGTCAACTCCCCGCCCTCCACGGAATTGCGCGGCAGGTAGTCGTCCGCCAGGTGCACGGCGTCGTAGCCGGTCATGGCCCCGCCCGCCACCTGGACGGCGGGATACAGGGCGCACCCGGCCAGGGTCAGACCCATGATCAGGATCAGCAGGCCCGGCAGGAGCGTGGTATGGCGGTAACGGTCAGACATAACTAAGACAATACTATAGTCGAGTGTCTAGAATTTGTCTAATCCCTTGTCGGTCCCGTTGTCGAAGTGAAATCAGCCTTTGATTACAACGAGATATATCATTCCGGCAATATCCTGGCGGTCCAGGATTCGCAGGCCTTCGGGGCGGTCCTTCCAGTTTTTCCAGTGTTTCTCGCGGATGGAGAGAACCACTCTCTCTCCGCCATCAACCAGACTCGTCAGCTCGTCCCAGTCGCCGGTCTCTTCGATTTCGTGATCGGCGTAATAGGTGAAGATGCCGGAGTAGATCTTGAAGGCCAGAGGAGTGTACCCCTCGTCTACCAGCGCGCCGATCATCTCGCCTTGGCGCTTGGGTGACATGGCATTGTCCAGGGAGGGGGCGACCATCAATCCGACCGGGTAGAGCCAGACCGTCACGGCCAGTACCGTGGAGAGCAGGGCGATGCGGTTGCCCGCCTTGCGGACCGCGTAGAGCAGGGCCGCGCCGCCCAGCAGGGTGATCGCGGCGATACCCATGCCGCGCATGGGAACCGGGAAAGGCAGCAGGTCGCCGCCCAGCAGCAACCCCGCACCGAGCAGGCCCAGCAGCCCGGCGGCCAGGGTCCAGAAGCGGACCGAGTCGTCCTCGTTCTGGCGGGTCATGGCGTCGCCCGTCAGAATGGCCATGGGCGGGAACATGGGCAGGATGTAGATGAGCACCTTGCCGCTCAGTGAGGAGAGGAAAATCAGGGTCGCGCCGAACATGATCCAGAGAAAGGTGCGCGGTCCGGCCTCACGGCGCGAGGCCCACAGCGCTCCCCAGTTCTCCAGGGAGAACGCCCGCTTCACCGGCGCGGCGAACAGGAACAGGGTCCAGGGCAGCCAGGCCAGGGGCAGGGCAATGAGGTAATAATAGAACGGCTCCATGTGATGGAAGGTGTGGGTGGCGCGTTCCAGGATCTGATGGCCGAGGACCGTGTTCAGCAGAAAGTCCGGGCCTTGTGACAGGATCACCCCGCCCACCCAGGCAGCGAGCATCAGGAGCATGGCAAGCAATCCCTTGCCCATGGGCCGGGTGAGGAACTTTTTCACCTCGCCCTTCCAGATCAGGTAGACCGTCGAAGTCAGCAGCGGGAAGAGGAAACCGAGCGGCCCCTTGACCAGGGTGGCGAGCCCGGCCAGCAGGAAGCCCCACAGGGGCCAGCGGCCCTGGTTCTCCTCGGAGAAGGCCCGGAACAGGCAGGCGTGGCTGAGCACGATGAGCGCGGCGAACATCAGGTCCATGCGCGAGTAGTGGAACAGCCCGGCCAGGAAAAAGGTGGAGAGCAGGATGAGCACGGCGGACAGGCTCACCTGCCTGTCAAAGCCCAGGGTGCGCGCCAATGCGTAGGCCGAGGCCAGCAGGAAGAGCCCGGACAGAGCCGCTCCCAGGAAGAAGACCGTGGGCTGGTCCGCCGGGGTCAGGGTGTCCAGCAACCAGAGGAACCAGAAGTAGACCGGGGGCTTGTCCGGGTAGGCCTGGCCGTTGAGGGCCAGGACGATCCAGTGGCCGTGCTCGGCCAGGTTCCGGTAGGCGTCGGCGTAGCGGACCTCATCCGAGAACCAGAGGGCGCGGTTGTTCAGGGTGAACCAGGTCTGGGCGAGGACGCCGAGGATCATGGTCATCCAGGGGTGGTCTTCGAGAACGTACCATATGCGAAGGGCGGTTTTTTTCATGAACGGCCTTGTTGTCGTTTTCGGGTTGTCATGCCCCGGCCTTGCGCCGGAACAGGGTCGAGTCGGCCAGGATCTGGGTGGCGAATCCGCCGAAGCTTCCCAAAAGCCAGCCGAAGAACACATCGGTGGGATGATGCCATCCCAGATAGATGCGGGTGAATCCCACCAGGCCCACGAAGAGGCCAAGGCCCAATGTGGGGGCGAATGCCGAAAGCCGGAACGCCAGAGGCAGGCTCCAGCCCGTTATCTCGGTGGTGTGTCCGGACGGCAGGGAGTGGTAGTTGCCGCGGGAGGTCAGGGGGTCGAAATACCAGCCCTGGCCCGGCCTGGGGCGACCAATGGTCCGCTTGATGAAGTGGACGCAGAGCAGGGAGACCACCACCTGGACGCCGAGCAGGATGAACACGTAGCGCTTCTTCTCCGCGTCGCCCTTGCGGAAGGCGTTGACGAGCATGACGCCGTAAAAGGCGTAGAAAAGCGGGTTTGACCAGTCCGTGACAAACTTGAGCGCGGCGGAAAGGGTTGGGTGGGCGGCACTATGCTCATGAAAGAACGTGCTGACCCCGGCCTCGGTGTCGAAACCGAGCCAGAGGGCGGCAAGCACGAGCAGCAGAGGGGCGGAAAAGATCGCCCAGTGGAGAAAGCGGGTGCGCATGGGCTCCTCTTAAGCCATACGGCACGGGGGGGCAACCCGGCGAGGGCTATTCCCCGCCGTCGTCCGAATTTTCCGCTGATTCGCCGTTGCGGAAGGGCTCGTGAGTGTAGCGGGCCCAGGTTTCCTCGTCCACGCCCAGTTCCTGAAGGAGCGCGGCCATGGATATGCCTTCCTGTTTCCAGTATTTGTGGGTGTGGTCCGAGCATTCGAAGGGGATGACCAGGGTGCCGTCGTCGTCAACATAGGGTTCGATCTTGTTCATGGAGCGGAATCGGGGCGGGGTAGTGGTGAATAGGGTGGCCGTCGCGGCGGGGTCAGCGTCCGAGCAGGCGGCGCGCTTCGGCGATGGAGCGCGTTCCGAGCGGTCCGGCCGAGCCGAGTGCGATGAGGGTCTCGACGTCTTCGAGGGTGTCCATATCTTCCAGGTTGGGCAGGATGTGGGTCTTCATTCCCTGGCCGGAGATCAGGCTGGCGGTCTGTTCGAAGACCCGCTCCGTGCTCCAGTCGATGTTACGGAACACCTCGGGCACGAATCCCTTTCGATGAAAGCCGATCAGGTAGTAGCCGCCGTCGTCGGCCGGGCCGAGGCAGGCGGTGTCCGGGGTCAGCGCCTCAAGGGCTTCCTCGATGATGGCCGGGCTCAGGCCGGGCACGTCGCTGCCCGCCAGGACCACCCGTTCGTACTTCATGAAGAAGGCCTCGCGGAAGCCGTTTTCCATTCTGCGGCCCAGGTCGGCGCCCTTCTGGCCCACGTAGCGGTGGTACTCGCCGAGCCAGTCGCGCATGGCCTGTCCGGCGGTTTCCGGGGCGAAGCAGACGATGATCTTGGCCTTGCAGCCGGACAGAAGCTCCTCGAACTTCTCCTCCACGAAGGTGGCGTAGAATTCCGCGGCCAGTTCGGGGGAGGAGTTTTCGGCCAGCCGGGTCTTGACCTCGCCGGGTTCCGGGTATTTCACGAAGAAGAGTACGCAGTCGTTCATTGGGCGTCCTTTGCATCCTGGGGACGATAGTGCCGGGCCAGATCGGCGGGGTCAGCGCCCAGGGCATACCGGAGTCTGAGCCACCAGTTGGTCAGGGTCCGCACAAGAACCCCTTCCTTTTCCCATCGTCGTGCCGACGTGACTACCTTACCCGGCAGAATGGCAATGGGCAATCCCTGTCGGCGAATCCGCCGGAAAAATTCCACATCCTCCATGATCGGGATGGCCGCGAATCCGCCCAGGGCGCGGAAGGTCTGGGCGGTGACGAATTGGGCCTGGTCGCCGTAGGGCACCCGCTCCAGCCGGGTGCGGAGGTTGGCAAACAGGGCCACCACCCGCAGGGAGGGGCGGGGGGAGTCGATGGACAGGGAGAAGGCTCCGGCGGCTGCGCCGTCGGCCACGGCCCGGCGTATGGCCGTGAACGCGTCTCCGGGCAGCCGGGTATCGGCGTGCAGGAAGAGCAGGGTGTCTCCCCCGGCCCTGTCCGCGCCCGCGTTGAGCTGGATTCCCCGCCCCGGCGGGCAGGCGACCTTGATCACGTCCGGGTCCCGCACCGCCGCAAGGGTGTCGTGCCCCGGACCGCCGTCCGCCACGACGATCTCCACGGGCTCCTTCGTGGCGGCCCGGCGGACGCGCTGGATCGCGTCGTTGATGATCTCGGCCTCGTTGTACACGGGGATGATCACGGAAAGTGACGGTCTGGTGGTTGTGTTCCGGTCCATGGAGGATTAATAGACCACTTGTCTTACAATTTAAAGAACGGAGAAGCGCATGCGCAAGGGCGTTACGGAAGACCGCGAGGTCGTGGAGGCGATTCTGGAAAAGGCAGAGGTCCTCTGGCTGGCCCTCGTGGACGGGGACGGCCCCTACTCGGTGCCGGTGAGCTTCGCGGAGGAAGGCGGGGTGGTGTTCATCCATTCCGGCAAGCGCGGGCGCAAGGCCGAGGCCCTGAAATCCGGCGGCCCGGTGGCCTTTTCCTGCGCCGTGGACGTTCGCATGCGCGAGGGCGGTGACGACGCCTGCGACCAGGGCTATCATTTTCGCTCGGTCATGGGCCGGGGCGTACCCCGGCTGGCAGAAGGCGAGGAAAAGATGCGCGGCCTGGACCTGATCACGGTCAAGTACCTGGGCAGGCAATTGCCCTACGTGGACAAGGTCCTGCCCATCACCGACGTCTGGGCCATCGACGTGGATACCCTGACCGCCAGAATAAAGGAGTAAATTCATGATTATATGCTATTTCGGCGACTCCCTTACCCTGGGGTACGGCGACCCCTCCGGCCTTGGCTGGCCGGGCCGGGTGTCCGGCAAGCTCGCCTCACTCGGGGTGGACGTGACCAGCTACAACCTGGGCGTGCGCCAGGACGCCACCACGCGCATGGCCAAGCGTTGGAAAGCCGAAGCCGAGCCGCGCAGGATGCCCTCCCGGGAATACAAGCTGGTGTTCAGCTTCGGCGTGGCCGACCAGTCCAACAAAGTGGCCCCGGCCGACTCCCTGGCCGCCGCCGAGGCCATGCTGACCGAGGCCATGGACATGGGCGAGGTGCTGCTGGTGGGACCGCCGCCGGTGAGCAACCCGGAGACGACCCGCCGCATCGGCACGCTTTCCGAGCAGTTTGCCGGGCTCTGCGAGCGGCTCGGCCTGCCTTATGTCCCGGTCATCGACGCCATGCTCGCCCATCCGGTCTACGGCAAGGCACTGGAGGATGGCGACGGCGCCCACCCCTCGGCCCTGGGCTATGCGGTCCTGGCCGAATGCATCCTTGAATCCGAACCCGCCCGCGATTTCTTCGGGCTGGAGTAATACTGCATGAGCGATCTGAAATCCTTTGCGAGCGACAATAACTCCGGTGCGCACCCGGCCATCATGGAGGCCGTGCTGCGCTGCAACGAGGGGCACCTGAAGTCCTACGGCGACGACGAAATCTCCATTCGCACCGATGAGGTGTTCAAGGAGTTCTTCGGCTCCCAGGCGCGCATCCACTACGTGACCACGGGCACGGCGGCCAACGTCCTCGGACTGCGGGCCGTGACCCACACCTATAACTCGGTCATCTGCGCGGAGCAGGCGCACATCAACAACGACGAGTGCGGCGCGCCCGAGGCCTTCGGCGGCATCAAGCTGGTGCCCGTCCCGTCCAAGGACGGTAAGCTGACGCCCGGGGCCATCGCCCCGTACCTGGGGCATGTGGGCTTCGTCCATGCCTCCCAGCCCCGCGTCATCTCCATCACCCAGCCCACGGAGGTGGGCAAGCTCTACACCCTCAAGGAGATCGAGGACATCGTGGAGTTCGCCCATGACCGCGACCTGCTGGTGCACATGGACGGCGCGCGCATCGCCAACGCCTGCGCCGCTCTTGGCTGTTCCTTTTTCGACATGACCACCGCCCTGGATATCGACCTGCTCTCTTTTGGCGGCACCAAGAACGGCTGCCTCATGGGCGAGGCCGTGGTCTTCCTCAACCCGGACATCGGCGAGGGCTTCCCCTACCTGCGCAAGCAGGCCATGCAGCTTGTCTCCAAGATGCGCTTCGTCTCGGCCCAGCTCGAACGCTACCTGGCCGACGACCTCTGGCTGGAGAACGCCCGCCACGCCAACGCCATGGCCAGACGGCTGGCGGACAAGGCCGGGGCCGTGGACGGCGTCGAGATCAAGGGCAGCGTGGACTGCAACGCCCTGTTTGCCCACATCCCGCCCGAGGCCACGGAAATCCTGCTGGAGAAATACTACTTTTACGTATGGGACGAGCACGACAACACCGTGCGCTGGATGACCTCCTGGGCCACCACCGAGGCCATGGTGGACGAGTTCGTGGATGACCTGAAAAAAGCCGTGGAGGCTGTTCGATGACCCCGAAGAAGAAGCGAATTTGTGTTTATCTCGGCTCCAACCCCGGCTTCGACCCGGCCTACGGCGAGGCCGCCGAAGCCCTTGCCCGGGAGCTGGCCAGGCGGGAAATCGGCCTGGTATACGGCGGCTCCAATGTCGGCCTCATGGGCCTTATCGCCAACACCTGCCTGGAGGCGGGCGGTGAGGTTATCGGCGTCATCCCGGAATTGCTGGTGGAGAAGGAAGTGGCGCACACGGGGCTGTCCAAGCTCCACGTGGTCAAGTCCATGCACGAGCGCAAGCAGAAGATGGCCGACCTTTCCGAAGGCTTCATTACCCTGCCCGGCGGCATCGGCACGCTGGAGGAGTTCTTCGAGGCCCTGACGTGGAGCCAGTTGGGCTATCACGCCAAACCCTGCGGTCTGCTCGACGTCAAGGGCTACTACACCGCCCTGGCCGAACACATGGACCGCATGGTCCTGCACGGCTTTCTGATTCAGGAGCACCGCAGCATGGTCCTCACCGACGCCGACCCCGCCAGTCTCCTCGATCAGTTCGAGACGTATGTGGCGCCCAAGGTGAAC encodes the following:
- a CDS encoding phosphatase PAP2 family protein, which translates into the protein MRTRFLHWAIFSAPLLLVLAALWLGFDTEAGVSTFFHEHSAAHPTLSAALKFVTDWSNPLFYAFYGVMLVNAFRKGDAEKKRYVFILLGVQVVVSLLCVHFIKRTIGRPRPGQGWYFDPLTSRGNYHSLPSGHTTEITGWSLPLAFRLSAFAPTLGLGLFVGLVGFTRIYLGWHHPTDVFFGWLLGSFGGFATQILADSTLFRRKAGA
- a CDS encoding Gfo/Idh/MocA family protein yields the protein MFKVGVVGLGWMGRVHLRNYTEMADVEVVGVVDVDTEVLKEVEGQFGVKTYTSLDELLENDLDVMSVCVPTSLHHETGLKIIEKKINLIIEKPLAATAAEGRELVLKAEDMGIKLMVGHVERFNPAVARVKELIGDAEDVISIQIERVGPYPPRIQDVGVIKDLGSHDIDLLRYLSGSDFKSVYAVCSTSIGKHEDSALITAEMENGVLANISTNWVTPYKGRNISVACESKYIHANLITQEVKEYSAFSTYDKSYSVREWPLMFREPVKEELTQFLNALRNGTEVPIPGSDGLEVLNIFERILGENK
- a CDS encoding GDSL-type esterase/lipase family protein; the protein is MIICYFGDSLTLGYGDPSGLGWPGRVSGKLASLGVDVTSYNLGVRQDATTRMAKRWKAEAEPRRMPSREYKLVFSFGVADQSNKVAPADSLAAAEAMLTEAMDMGEVLLVGPPPVSNPETTRRIGTLSEQFAGLCERLGLPYVPVIDAMLAHPVYGKALEDGDGAHPSALGYAVLAECILESEPARDFFGLE
- a CDS encoding pyridoxamine 5'-phosphate oxidase family protein produces the protein MRKGVTEDREVVEAILEKAEVLWLALVDGDGPYSVPVSFAEEGGVVFIHSGKRGRKAEALKSGGPVAFSCAVDVRMREGGDDACDQGYHFRSVMGRGVPRLAEGEEKMRGLDLITVKYLGRQLPYVDKVLPITDVWAIDVDTLTARIKE
- the lpxB gene encoding lipid-A-disaccharide synthase; protein product: MHTGNTGPIWFSVGEASGDLHGAELMKAIKSADPEAAFTGMGGPAMAGQGLDARFDMRLISLVGITEILGGLPRILLLLRRIRQELERVRPRAIVLVDCPEFNFRIAKIAKRLDIPVYYYISPQIWAWRSGRVHFLREHVRRVICILPFEKPFYEKFGVDVDYVGHPLMDVLPLDKLDALPVDENRIGLLPGSRKKEVDTLLPQFAEAARLLRAAHPDLRYTLVRAPGMDKERLLGHWPESIPVEIVEPDNRYEIFRSCKLIMAASGTVTLETALIGTPVMVAYQVSTLSMLVAKLLVNVDYISLPNLIMGREVYPEFIQERARGDVLAECAQAWLDDPATYDRRKRELADLRTMVGELGAANRAAAIILDDLRGLGR
- a CDS encoding BON domain-containing protein; amino-acid sequence: MSDRYRHTTLLPGLLILIMGLTLAGCALYPAVQVAGGAMTGYDAVHLADDYLPRNSVEGGELTCTSDRMMERRLRERLAMDGQRTVSGHVINGEAYLVGRFTSRSQADRAVKVASTVEGLRIVHCKFYPMGPAREAQSDHLLLKELAGRLGKARRLDNADLRVEVVRSHAILIGRAGTWAQKTEAVAIASEVGGISDVVDYIVVSGQPASGKAKVAAN
- a CDS encoding MlaA family lipoprotein, which encodes MTRFVSLLRLVLICALLPTLWACGAARTDHVMPEPVPSLTETGFKAPVKRYGTEGDDSLDFLKVYDPWEPLNRNIYVFNALFDNYLMLPATRTYEFILPQPVRTGVKNVISNANEVPTLINCLLQGKLTKSAITTSRLLINTTFGLLGVFDPASGAENLQRQDEDVGQTLGVWGMGAGPYFVMPFMGPSNVRDTLGFGGDTLLVYLQMMYVYDKLGVSDFRSVAYTELVVRLLNKRSNIKFTYYETGSPFEYELVRFIYTKKRELDIER
- a CDS encoding alpha/beta hydrolase — its product is MRAFLLTFLFTALLPLVALAGADDYRYPFGNPLQATVYGTPPDLIYDTKGEVPLKIRSIQIKGRTIPDIFSHDSEMFYSTALHDGPAPLVFVIAGTGAEHKSAKMVFLTRALYLAGFHVVALSSPTHMNFLVSVSEHGAAGYVPFDVDDLYRVMCWIKDDLAGEVEVTDYRVTGYSLGALHAAFLARKDSELGDFHFSKALLINPPVSLYHSVRRLDSWLDPETLGGKQPREEIQRIINIFSNYYKSQEITDLDDDFLYNMVTRTDLDGTDLRVLIGTDFRASSSSMIFASDVCLRAEYLVPPGAYPLKTGTPLMRFAEAAFDISFEDYMDEYLLPYVRHLEPDVDRYEFIQRCSLYAIRSYLAETDKIELLGNRDDVILNENDIRFIESVFGGRASLYPTGGHCGNMMYPHFVKRMLAMLDAPAGQEGTP
- a CDS encoding TIGR04283 family arsenosugar biosynthesis glycosyltransferase; the protein is MDRNTTTRPSLSVIIPVYNEAEIINDAIQRVRRAATKEPVEIVVADGGPGHDTLAAVRDPDVIKVACPPGRGIQLNAGADRAGGDTLLFLHADTRLPGDAFTAIRRAVADGAAAGAFSLSIDSPRPSLRVVALFANLRTRLERVPYGDQAQFVTAQTFRALGGFAAIPIMEDVEFFRRIRRQGLPIAILPGKVVTSARRWEKEGVLVRTLTNWWLRLRYALGADPADLARHYRPQDAKDAQ
- a CDS encoding ArnT family glycosyltransferase, translated to MKKTALRIWYVLEDHPWMTMILGVLAQTWFTLNNRALWFSDEVRYADAYRNLAEHGHWIVLALNGQAYPDKPPVYFWFLWLLDTLTPADQPTVFFLGAALSGLFLLASAYALARTLGFDRQVSLSAVLILLSTFFLAGLFHYSRMDLMFAALIVLSHACLFRAFSEENQGRWPLWGFLLAGLATLVKGPLGFLFPLLTSTVYLIWKGEVKKFLTRPMGKGLLAMLLMLAAWVGGVILSQGPDFLLNTVLGHQILERATHTFHHMEPFYYYLIALPLAWLPWTLFLFAAPVKRAFSLENWGALWASRREAGPRTFLWIMFGATLIFLSSLSGKVLIYILPMFPPMAILTGDAMTRQNEDDSVRFWTLAAGLLGLLGAGLLLGGDLLPFPVPMRGMGIAAITLLGGAALLYAVRKAGNRIALLSTVLAVTVWLYPVGLMVAPSLDNAMSPKRQGEMIGALVDEGYTPLAFKIYSGIFTYYADHEIEETGDWDELTSLVDGGERVVLSIREKHWKNWKDRPEGLRILDRQDIAGMIYLVVIKG
- a CDS encoding TIGR04282 family arsenosugar biosynthesis glycosyltransferase, whose amino-acid sequence is MNDCVLFFVKYPEPGEVKTRLAENSSPELAAEFYATFVEEKFEELLSGCKAKIIVCFAPETAGQAMRDWLGEYHRYVGQKGADLGRRMENGFREAFFMKYERVVLAGSDVPGLSPAIIEEALEALTPDTACLGPADDGGYYLIGFHRKGFVPEVFRNIDWSTERVFEQTASLISGQGMKTHILPNLEDMDTLEDVETLIALGSAGPLGTRSIAEARRLLGR